In Clostridium swellfunianum, a genomic segment contains:
- the hpdA gene encoding 4-hydroxyphenylacetate decarboxylase activase translates to MEEKKGLFFDIQSYSVHDGPGCRTTCFMCGCYLECEWCANPESWLNKQKIMFAEPKCKHSQGCVRCQQVCPKNAVSFNEADKLEINWNACRSCSTFECAKACYNESLRICGKYYTVDQLMKILSRDRQFWGSKGGVTFSGGEPFYQKDFLLEALKRCKEAYINTAIETTAFIDTEVFLEAMDYIDFAFIDIKHMDREKHKEKTGQFNDLILKNIEALVKSSWKGRLVLRMPVISGFNDTEENILAIIAFMKRLGLFEINLLPFHRMGDSKWNQLGKKYAYSTEEATAAEKLEQLQDMFLEKRIACYVGNETGF, encoded by the coding sequence ATGGAGGAAAAGAAGGGCTTGTTTTTTGATATACAAAGCTATTCGGTTCATGATGGTCCTGGCTGCAGGACTACCTGTTTTATGTGCGGCTGTTATTTAGAGTGTGAGTGGTGTGCAAATCCTGAAAGCTGGCTGAACAAGCAAAAAATTATGTTTGCTGAGCCAAAGTGCAAGCATAGTCAAGGCTGTGTAAGGTGCCAACAGGTATGTCCTAAAAATGCTGTAAGCTTTAATGAGGCGGATAAGCTTGAAATAAACTGGAATGCCTGCAGAAGCTGCAGCACCTTTGAATGTGCAAAGGCCTGCTATAATGAGTCTTTAAGGATATGTGGAAAGTATTACACAGTAGACCAGCTAATGAAAATTTTAAGCAGGGACAGACAGTTTTGGGGTTCAAAAGGCGGAGTAACCTTTAGCGGAGGAGAGCCTTTTTATCAGAAGGATTTCCTGTTAGAAGCCTTAAAAAGATGCAAGGAGGCTTACATTAACACTGCTATTGAAACTACGGCTTTTATTGACACTGAGGTTTTCTTGGAAGCTATGGACTATATAGATTTTGCTTTTATTGATATAAAGCATATGGACAGAGAAAAGCATAAGGAGAAGACTGGTCAATTTAACGATTTGATCCTTAAAAATATTGAGGCGCTAGTAAAGTCTAGCTGGAAGGGCAGACTTGTTTTAAGAATGCCTGTTATTTCGGGCTTCAATGACACAGAGGAAAATATTCTGGCTATAATAGCTTTTATGAAGAGGCTGGGACTTTTTGAAATTAACTTGCTTCCATTTCATAGAATGGGAGATTCAAAGTGGAATCAGCTTGGAAAAAAATATGCCTACAGCACTGAAGAAGCTACAGCTGCAGAAAAGCTTGAACAGCTGCAGGATATGTTTTTGGAAAAAAGAATTGCCTGTTATGTTGGAAATGAAACGGGCTTTTAA
- a CDS encoding lysophospholipid acyltransferase family protein gives MNETKQMNKLDYGNAPNRILYFMVAKLSYIFLKIKYRIKIDNSSLKNMKAPYIVLANHPSALDPFILTATMYPHKVNILGTNHYFRIPILRPLLKLAGIVPKVQAYKDTRAVRMMNKVIAIGGILVIYPEGRRSTDGSQYTISDSIAKLIKLYKVPVAAVVSNGAYLSKPRWTSFPHRGCIEVNTKEVLSAEQIKELSIEKIHSAVCSSIYYNDYQWNRIKKVSFKHKKIAENIHNILHQCPGCGKEKAMRSNKNRLYCKFCGNAALMDEYGFLNPEAESSVIFEDAVKWLKWQREKAKATVQAIDFSIVSKVVKLTRADAFTGPYRNAGHGTAALTNEGLTFNGIVDSKPQEMFFPMSVMYSISSEFGSNFEITDGKNTYCFFLEDGQDVARIELAVHTNNIE, from the coding sequence ATGAATGAAACTAAGCAAATGAATAAACTTGATTATGGCAATGCTCCAAATAGGATTCTGTATTTCATGGTTGCCAAGCTTTCTTATATATTTTTAAAAATAAAATACAGAATCAAAATCGACAATAGTTCCTTAAAAAATATGAAGGCTCCTTATATAGTGCTGGCAAATCATCCTTCAGCACTTGATCCTTTCATACTTACAGCCACTATGTATCCTCACAAGGTAAATATTCTTGGTACAAACCACTATTTTAGAATTCCCATACTTAGGCCTCTTTTGAAACTGGCAGGAATCGTGCCCAAGGTTCAAGCCTATAAAGATACTAGGGCAGTACGAATGATGAACAAAGTAATAGCCATAGGAGGAATTCTTGTTATTTACCCTGAAGGACGACGTTCCACCGATGGCAGCCAATACACAATTTCCGATTCAATTGCAAAACTTATTAAGCTGTATAAGGTTCCAGTAGCAGCGGTGGTTTCTAATGGAGCTTACCTGTCAAAGCCACGTTGGACTTCTTTTCCCCACAGAGGGTGTATTGAGGTTAACACAAAGGAAGTTTTGTCAGCAGAGCAGATTAAGGAACTTAGTATCGAAAAAATTCATTCTGCTGTATGCAGCTCTATCTACTATAACGACTACCAATGGAACAGGATTAAAAAAGTAAGCTTTAAGCATAAAAAAATAGCTGAAAACATACACAATATTCTTCATCAGTGCCCGGGCTGCGGCAAAGAAAAAGCCATGAGGTCTAATAAAAATAGATTGTATTGCAAATTCTGCGGAAATGCTGCTTTAATGGATGAGTACGGTTTTTTAAATCCTGAAGCTGAAAGCTCTGTAATATTTGAAGATGCAGTTAAGTGGCTTAAATGGCAGAGAGAAAAAGCAAAAGCTACTGTGCAGGCTATTGATTTTTCAATAGTCTCAAAGGTTGTAAAGCTTACTCGGGCTGATGCCTTTACAGGCCCATATAGAAACGCTGGTCATGGAACAGCAGCTTTAACTAATGAAGGCTTAACCTTTAATGGAATAGTAGACTCAAAGCCTCAGGAAATGTTTTTTCCTATGTCGGTAATGTATTCCATTTCCTCAGAGTTTGGGTCAAACTTTGAAATTACAGACGGTAAAAATACCTACTGCTTCTTTTTAGAGGATGGGCAGGATGTTGCTAGAATTGAGCTTGCTGTACATACTAATAATATAGAATAG
- a CDS encoding LytR/AlgR family response regulator transcription factor, with the protein MYNILVLENDCIQLRTLSEIIRQAGDMFNVYEASSISEAFEIAEQVRIDLFYIDINLNEDSGLNFALEMRKKDRYKLTWIVFVTIYKDYMLSAFKKIHCYDYILKPYNKQYIQKLTRLLLSEGKAQVAVTAAREKYIIVDVKNIQVKIYVSEIIFVEVFIRTSIIHTINGAFTINYLSLKKLYSMINDENIIQSHRSFLVNTKYISKIEKTTDKTSYKIYFYNTSETALLGYNYKKAILDKFSNGQGGEIIERL; encoded by the coding sequence ATGTACAATATATTAGTTCTAGAAAATGATTGTATTCAGTTAAGAACCCTGTCGGAAATAATAAGGCAAGCGGGTGACATGTTCAATGTATATGAAGCTTCTAGTATTTCTGAGGCTTTTGAAATAGCTGAGCAGGTGAGAATAGATCTTTTTTATATCGATATCAATTTAAATGAGGACTCTGGTCTTAATTTTGCTCTAGAAATGAGAAAGAAGGATAGGTATAAGCTTACTTGGATAGTTTTCGTAACAATTTATAAGGATTATATGCTTTCTGCTTTTAAGAAAATCCATTGTTATGATTACATTCTAAAGCCTTACAACAAGCAGTATATACAAAAGCTAACAAGGCTTCTGCTTTCAGAGGGTAAGGCTCAGGTAGCGGTAACAGCGGCCAGGGAAAAGTATATAATTGTTGATGTTAAGAATATACAGGTGAAAATTTATGTCAGCGAGATAATCTTCGTTGAGGTTTTTATAAGAACTTCAATTATTCATACTATAAATGGAGCTTTCACTATAAATTACTTATCGCTAAAAAAGCTATATTCCATGATAAATGATGAAAATATAATTCAGAGTCACAGGTCTTTCCTTGTTAATACAAAATATATAAGCAAAATAGAAAAGACTACTGATAAAACCTCCTATAAGATTTATTTTTACAATACCAGTGAAACTGCATTGCTAGGCTATAACTATAAAAAAGCTATTCTGGATAAATTCAGCAATGGGCAAGGTGGGGAGATAATTGAGCGGTTATAA